In Felis catus isolate Fca126 chromosome B1, F.catus_Fca126_mat1.0, whole genome shotgun sequence, the sequence aaagaaaaatgggcgCTGTGAAAATGGTGCGTGCCAGCAAAGCATTTTGTATTAACCgtgtttgttattgtttgtattttctgATAGTCGGACACCTTGGGGCCTTGACGACCTGGGGAGGGCCAGCCACTCTCGGGGTTAACAAATTCCCAGGAGTAGCAAACAACTTGCCTGCCAGCGTGAATTGCAAACCAACCAATCCTGAGCCCATATCCCCAACCCCCTCTGTTCTCCAGCTGTCGCCCACCAAGCCAATATCCTTCCTGCCCCAAATCcccccagggccaggtaccagacaaGTAGAGACCATCCCTagagcccagggcctgctgaAATTACTGAAACCATCCAACCCTAAGCCTTTCCCATTCCATCCCacaaaaaccacaataaaggcttGAGTCCATGCTGTCCCCTTGCCCTTGCTGCCTCCCGACCCCGGTGATTTCCCAGGTGGCCCTACACTGTGTCACGCCTCCTGTTATTAGGGACCGGTGAGTATAAACCCTCCCTTCACgacagtcatttatttatttatttattttgacttttaatgtttatttaatttattttgagagaaagggtgggagcaggggaggagcagagatgggggagagaaagaatcgcaagcaagctctgcactgtccacgcagagcccgacgtggggctcgaactcacgaactatgagatcacgacctgagccgaaatcaagagtcagatggttaaccaactgagccagccacccaggcgccccatgacaggCATTTCTGTGTCTGCATGTGTTACCATACATACTCGTCTAAAACAAATCCCGGGGAcgttttaaaacacattttatacaggacaattctttttttccttaactttatttattaacttggagagaaagagcacggagaagggacagagagagagggagaaagagaatcccaagcagaatccacactgtcagcgcagagcccagtgtggggctcagactcacgaaccttaagatcatgacctgagacaaagtcaagagtcagctgcttaactaactgagccacctggcgccCCTGTACAGGACAATTCTATAAACTCTGCTCCCACTTTCCATTCTGGAAGGTGGcactggaggcaggaaggggtcTGCAGAGGCGTGGAAGGTGATACAATGGAAATGTTGGTGCCAGGAGTTCATGAGCCTGGACTTCCAGTTATAGTTCCATGGTCTCTGTAAACCTCAGGTTCCTCCctagaaaaccaaaaaattataTTAGATGATTCCAAACTCTCAGCATCTTTGGATCTAGACGGCttctaatgttaatttttgagatagaaagggagagacagagacagagcgtgggtggggcaggggcagacagagagggagacacagaatccgaagcaggttccaggctccgagctgtcagcacagagcctgatgcggggctcgaactcacaaactgcgagatcatgacctgagccaaagtcagaggcttaactgactgagccacccaggccccccaaatcTAGATGGCTTCTAAAATCTGTTAAAGGAGCAACATATGAATGCTTATACTATAATATGAAGCTGGGAGGAaaaaacaggatacaaaatcacgCTTATCCTAAATCAGAATCTGGCTGAAGAAAATATAcaagaaggactttttttttaatgtttatttttgagagagagagagagaggcatgcaggggaggggcagagagtgggggagagagaggatcccaagcaggctcgttgtgtctgcacagagcctaactcggggctcaaactcacaaaccatgagatcaggacctcagccaaaatctagaatcagatgcttaaccagctgagccccacAAAAAGGGCAATTTTAATGAAGGGATGAAATTATGGGTCTAAatgtatatttcaattttttaaataaaggtctCAAAGTTCGTATCAAAACAgatggcagggtgcctgggtggctaagtcggttacgcatccgactcttggtttcacctcaggtcatgacctcacagctcttgaattcgagccccacatcgggctctgtgctgacaacttgggattccctctttctccctctctctctctacctctcccccgcttgtgccctctctcaaaatacataaaaagcaaaacaaaacagagctggGAATCCTCTCTTCATTTCTGCGTCCTTCCGTAAACGCCTCTGCATTCATTTCTAGAAGGCGGAAGTCCAGAATGGGACTAATTGGGCTAAAATCAAGCTGCCGGAAGAGCTGCGTTTCTTCTAGAGGCTCCagaggagaatctgtttcttgccttctccagcttctagaggcctccTCCATTCAGTGGCTCAGGctccccttccatcttcaaagtcagcaaagTGAGTCTTTCTCCCTTCCCGTCACGTGAACTTGCTTTGGtgtcacatctccttctctggctcagattttcttgcctcctttgaTTTGTAAGAACTCTGTGATCACACTGGGCCCACCGGGAAGATCCGGAATAACCTTCCCATctcaaggtcagctgattagcaattTTATGGCTATCTGCAGCCTTAACTCCCTTCTGTTACGTGTATGGCACGTTCAcaagttctgggggcgcctggctggctcagtcggttaagtggccggcTCTTgcgtttggctcaggtcatgatcttgtagttcgtgaatgtgagccccgcatcgagctctgcactgacagtgcggagccgacttgggattctctctctccctgtctctctgaccttcccccgcttgttttcgtgctctctctctctctcaaaaataaataaatgttgatgaacatggatgcaaaaatcctcaataagatattagccaaccggatccaacaatacattaaaaaaattattcaccacgaccaagtgggatttatacctgggatgcacgGCTGGTTcaaaatccacaaaacaatcGACATGGTTCCtcacaccaataaaagaaaggacaagacccatatgatcctctcaatagatgcagagaaagcatttgacaaaatacagcaccctttcttgataaaaaccctcaagaaagtaaggatagaaggagtATACCTCGAGATCACAAAAGCCACACACGAGCGACCCAAcactaataccatcctcaatggggaaaaactaacagctttccccctatggtcaggaacaagacagggatgtccactctcgccactgttattcaacatagtattgaaagtcttagcctctgcagtcagacaacacaaagaaataaacagcatccaaataggccaggaggaggtcaaactgtcactcttcgcagatgacatgatactctatatggaaaacccaaaagattccaccaaaaataaataaacgtaaaaaaaaaaaaaagctccagaGATTTGGAGGGGGACATGCAGAGAGCAGGTATTATTTGTCTCTGAATTCTATTCCATCTAAAGAGTCCTAATGCAACTCTTTTGTGTCTTCCTGATTGCCCTTACTCATTGTCATCTGTGTCACGGCCATGgcaaggggagaagggcagaccTTACACTGATTTGCCTTGGGGCCTTGCCGTCCCTTATGGATAATGCTGCCAGCCTGGGAGATGCCTCCCAGTGCCTAAAGCTGGATATCCagccagcaaacatttattgagcaccttctgtgtgtCTGATCTAAGCCAGGTGTTAGGGACAGTACGGATATGAGGATGATATCGTCCCTAGGCAAGGAGCTCACCGTCTAATAAAGGAGAGGACCCCTCCACATAAACATCCCAAGTACAAAGCACGAAAGGAAGTCCCCGTGAAGCGATTTGAGGGCGAGTGCTGTGAGCGGTGTCCCCATTCCAAAGGGACATCTGAGACCTGAGGTGGCAGAGATGGAAGTGGTGAGCTCAGCTTCCATTCTAcagttttaatttctgaaattgtACATTAGCAGAAGGAAATGCCCCCTAGTGAGATATTCACATCCTTTTAGGTGCATTCTACATGCAAAAAATGCTCAAATGTAAAATATCATTTGGACAACTtgtaaccattcttttttttttcctttacacaaTGGTTTGTTCTATAACATTATTTTGCAAGCTTGAATCAGTCTCTGACAAACTCGAGGAGATTTTCCCAGGTAGTACAATGTACACTTGTATATTTCTAGGGTAAATGTCTAAACATGGAATGGCTGTGTCAAAAGATATGACCAGTTTTAATTCCGACAGATTTTGACAAGTTGTCATCCAAATATAACAAGCTGATACACTTTTCCTCCAACTTGGCATGGAAACAACTTCCTCcacactccacccccccccccccaacgacACTGCACGTTATCCGCCTTCTTAACTTCTACCAATCCGATAGGTGGAAAGAGGGTATATCaatgtggtttcaatttgcatgtCTCCAATGATGAATGTGGGGAAACCTTTTTAGTTTAATATACGCctgtttatgttttaaatttttgagccATCTGGGGTTTAGTTTGTTATAAGAagagaatgttatttttttccaaatggcagGACTAGTTATTCAATAATTCACATTTCCTCCACTGATTTGAAATGCCACCCAGCTCTAGATTTTAACAATTTCACCTCCACCTCCATTTCACACCataggcaaaaataaactcagaatggattgtggatcttaaaataaaatataaaacttagagaagataacataggagagcGTCTTCAGTAGTACGGGTAAGCAGGTAATTCTCAGGTATGACACCAAcagcaaaatatgtaaaattaataaattagtaaGTTGGACTCtaccaacataaaaaaaacctCCTGTGCTGTGAAATATTCTGTTTAAGCGATGAAAAGACAAGCCGGAAATGGGGAGAAAATCTTCGCAAACCACAGAGTCAACAAAGGCCCACAtagagaatatataaagaattattaaggggcgcctgggtggctcagtcggttaagcgtctgacttcggcccaggtcatgatctcgcagtccatgggttcgggccccacgtcaggctctgtgctgacagctcagagcctggagcctgtttcagattctgtgtctccctctctctgacgctcccccattcatgctctgtctctgtctcaaaaataaataaacattaaaaaaattaaaaaaaaagaattattaaaatccCAAAGAACTGAACAAATTTTTCACCAAAGAGGAGATATGGATGGCAAAggagcacgtgaaaagatgttcaatatcactagccatttgggaaatgcaagctaaacattaaaaaccgtagtgagatatcacctcacacctcctAAAATGGCTAAGATTAAAAACAGTGATAAtgccaaatgctgatgaggatatGTAGAagctctcatatattgctggtggaaatTGAAAGTGGTATAACCACTGGGGAAAACAGGTTAGTAGTTTCTTACAAACTAGACATGCAATTAACACGTGACCCAGCAGTTGCCGCCCCGGGTATTTATCGCAGAGAAACGAAAACTCATGTTCGACACAAAAAGCCGTGCATGACTGTTCACAGCACTTTCGTTCATACCagctaaaaaatggaaacacattgaCTGTCCCTCAGTGGGTGGATGGTCGAACAAACTCAGGGAGATCCACACAGTGAAATACTATCCAGCAATGAGAAAGTATTAACTATTAACAACAATATATGGGACAAGTGGGCCTCAGAGACATCACTTAATGATAAAAGCCAGTTGCAAAAGGTTACATTGATATGATGTTTGGTTCCACTCGTGTAACATTCTCTGAATGGTTAACCTATAGAGAtgaagaacagattagtggttgctgaGGGTCAGAGATGGACAGAAGGGGCTTGGATACACAAACACGAAGAGATAGCACAGGAAGTTCTTGTGTGGTGATGGAACAATTTTAGATCTTGATGGTAGCATTACAGGAATctatacatgtgataaaattgcatagagCTAGACACACACAAAAACGAACGCaggttttaaaatgatgaaaataaaataacgtCTGTAGTTAACGGTAATGCACTGATGTCaacttcctggttttgatatcatGCTGCAGTTACATAATACGTCATTGGGTGGACCTGGGAGTACTAATTTTGCAAACTCCTGTAAATCTGTAATAttgcaaaagaaaatgtttgcacttttttttttggaattgaaaaaaaatgagagaagaagaCCGCATTTGCCAAAGACAGCGTGGTTCTCCTTATACAGACAGCCTGGTTCTCTTTGGCGGTTGCTTTATCCACAATGGCCtactccctctctttcctccccagaCACTCCACATGACCCCCTTGTGAAGTTTCCAGTGGAATGCTAGGTGCCTTAGATCAGGAGGTACAGAAAACTTGCATACATAAAAATAGTTCGAAAGAACACCAGCATACCAGATTCATCAACTGTTAATATTTAACTCATTCACTTTATCAGATGGCATCTATCCATCAACCTATATCATTGTTTCTGAATCCTTTCAGGCTGTTTCTTCCACCGTGGGCCTCCCCCTAAGcactttcatgtttatttcccaAGAATATTCTCTTACACACAGTATTTACTATTCATTTcagtaattgtttttcttttcttttttttttttttaatttaagttttagttggttaacatacagtgcaatattggtttcaggagtagacttttcagtgactcatcacttacatacaacacccagtgctcctcacaagtgccctccttaatacacatcacccactcacctccctccagcaaccctgctAGTCCTGTCTTTAAGTCCTGTCTCCcgtggtttatttccctctttttttcacctcccatatgttcacctgttttgtttctgaaattccacatgtgagaaTCTCAGTAAATTTAACACTGATTCAATACTTTAATCCATCGTCCTTATTCCACTTTCATCAACGGCCCCAATAACGTCCAGTACAGAATCCAGCCTGGGGGGTCGGGTGCAGCACTGAGTTGTCCTGTCTCTTTGAAAGCCTTAGGAGATCCGGTGTTGCTACCGATCTCTCCTTGTCACGGGCCCCCAGAAGTTGCGTCTGTAAACTGGGTCGTAGTAATTTCACCACCCTTCGTGAGCAAAGGCGCTTTAAACAATCTATGAGAGCTAAATCGGGTCTGTCTCTTCTGCATCATCCTTCCCCAGAAGGTCTAAACTTCCGATGTGGGTCGGAGCAGAGCAGACCCTCTTTGGTGCTCATTCGGAGCCAGCGGAAAGATCGCAGGGCAGAGGGATGCAGGCCAGGGGCGAGGAGAAGGAACTGGGGGAGGAATCCTCCAGGGCAGCGGTGACGGAGACCCCGCGAGGgactcccctctccacccccctcacCTGGAGCGCCGGCGGCCAATCCGCGGCTGGGCCCGGCTGGCCGCGGCCAATGGGAAGGCGGCGCGGCGCGCTCCCCCGGGGCTATAAGTGCGCCGGGGCGGCGGAAAGTGAAAGTGGTGCGGACGCCGCGGACGCAGCTGACGCCGCCGGGGCTGCAGCCGAACCGCCGGGATGCTCAGGGTTCCGGAGCCGCGGCCCAGGGAGGCGGGGGCGGCCGGCCAGTCCAAGCCGCTCACCTCCTTCTTCATCCAGGACATCCTGCGGGACGGCGCGGAGCGGCGCGGCGGCCACACGGGCAGCCCGCAGCCCCCGTGCCAGCCGGACGCGCGACGAGAGCTGGAGCCGGAGCCCGAGGGAGGAAGAGGCGGCGCTGGGGCGCCGGAGGACGAGTGGGGCGCCCGGCCGCGCGCTGCGCAGGAGGCCGACAAGCCGGCGGCGAGCGAGCCAGGTGAGGCGGCCGGGCTGGGCCAGGGTGCGGTCCCGCAGGAGGGGCGGGCCGGCCTGGGGGCCGCGAGGGCGCGAGGGTGGGTCCGAGGCGGGACGGGCGCAGCCCGGGCTGCAGGGATGCGGGGCCCCGCGGCGACAGGCCAAGGGACCCCGTCGACTCCCGCCGCGGGCGCGCCTCGGAAATTAACCCCGAGCCCGGCCGTCCGAGCGGCGCAGGGTTTTTGCATGGGTTGGACTCGCCGGGCACGGCGCTCTCAGCCCCGCGGGCTCTGGCGCCCCGGGCTCCCCTGCGAGCGCGCGCACCGCGTCCCCAGCCCCAGAGTCCCCGGTGAAAACCCCGCCACCCGCTCCCAGCCACCGCGCGACCCTCGATCGGCGCCCGCCCCGCACTGCCTCTTGGCAGTTACGATTACTACCATATAACAAATAACTGATCGCAACTTATTAATATCAATAAATTAGGGTTTGACCAGGGAAGACCCCCTCTGCTTCCCAATTCCATGGGCAATAAAACTGAGTTTGGAAGGCCCCTCGGGCCTTCAGGAAATATAACACCGTTGGACACCTCTAGACTActcttatttcctttcctgtcaCTTCGGATGAGGCATCCTACAGGCTTGTTTAGAAAAAAGGGGGCTCAAGTCAGAGAATGAACTTGTCCTTAGCCCCCGCCACCTCTCCTATAGCGCAGACCCTCTCCTGCCACCTGGAAGTTAACACTGATGTCTTTGGGTCCTGCTTTACCAggtgttttatttctgtgtcttgcCTGGGTCCCTTCTCCCACCTCAATACACTGATCCGGGACCCTGTTTAATTCTGCTGGACGATATGGCAGGAAGTTCCACCACTAACCTCTCCTAACTTTGGGTTCTTGATGACTATTAGAAAACGAATACATAATGTACGGATTCAGTCACTCCCTACTAGGGAGAGTTCCTTAGTCATGTGAAGAAAGCGAAATGTATCCAAGATGACACTGGGCCGTTTGTTCACTACCACGGAGATAAGGGTGTATTGAATTCCGTTCTCTACCCTCTAACATGTAaccttttccttcccatccctccttctcccttctcctctccagaTGGACACTTTGAGGCTTATCTATTGGACTATGAAAACAGTGCAGGCGCCTTGCCAAGCCTTCCCCAAACCCCGAAGCAGCCACAGAAGCGCTCTCGAGCCGCCTTCTCCCACACTCAGGTCATTGAGTTAGAGAGGAAGTTCAGCCACCAGAAGTATCTGTCAGCTCCTGAAAGGGCTCACCTGGCCAAGAACCTCAAGCTCACTGAGACCCAAGTGAAAATATGGTTCCAGAACAGACGCTATAAGACCAAGCGAAAGCAGCTCACTTCGGACCTGGGAGGCCTGGAGAAGCACTCCTCCCTGCCGGCTCTGAAAGAGGAGGGTTTATCTCAAGCCTCCCTCATCTCCATGTGTAACAGCTACCCTTACTACCCCTACCTGTACTGCTTGGGAGGCTGGAACCCGGCTTTCTGGTAATGCCAGCTC encodes:
- the NKX3-1 gene encoding homeobox protein Nkx-3.1, encoding MLRVPEPRPREAGAAGQSKPLTSFFIQDILRDGAERRGGHTGSPQPPCQPDARRELEPEPEGGRGGAGAPEDEWGARPRAAQEADKPAASEPDGHFEAYLLDYENSAGALPSLPQTPKQPQKRSRAAFSHTQVIELERKFSHQKYLSAPERAHLAKNLKLTETQVKIWFQNRRYKTKRKQLTSDLGGLEKHSSLPALKEEGLSQASLISMCNSYPYYPYLYCLGGWNPAFW